The Coffea arabica cultivar ET-39 chromosome 2c, Coffea Arabica ET-39 HiFi, whole genome shotgun sequence genome includes the window ATTTTCTATGACGGTTAACTAACGTGTTCATCTTAGTGACTTCAACTATTTCGTTGGGTGGAAGTGAATTCTGTGTGGTGAACCATTAGGTCGTTGAGATAATTTCACTTGCTTTTGTGGGTAGATGCCTGATTGCCAGTTGAGGGTATATATTGAGTCGTTATTGCCGAATCACTGCGCTACTGTTGCCTGACTTGTTGACTTGTTGACTGCTAGGGGCAATTGTTGAGCTTTTGGGTGCAATTGTTGAAGTTCTTGGGTGGGCTGGAATTTTAACAATTGTCTGTGATATTTTGGGAAGAATCTCGGCCAGTGTTGTGCTTGTTGAAGTTTTGGTTGATTTAATTCGGCAACTGCATTCCTTGTTGGCATTAGTAGTTTTTAATCGAGTTTTTGAGGACATTCTGGATGTTGGTTTATATTGCTGATTTGGAGGAACAGTGTCTGTGATTTTGGTCTGATCATTTGTGAAATTTGTTGACTCATTTGAGGACTTATTTGTTTCCTGGGTTTGTTTATTGACTTCGGTGGACTGGGTTCCCACTGACGGTTCCTCTACTTGCTCTATTCATTGGAATTCCAGTCGCCTGTTGCTCTTCTTTAGAGGTTTAGAATCTTTCTTGTGATTAGATTAACACTTGGGGCTATTGCTTTACTACTGCTCTACTCTGCTATAGCAATTTCATTGATTTTGGACTATGTtttgcaccagtggtactggttgggaGTATTTTGATTAgcatttattattttcaattagtTGGCTACCTGATTGTGATTGTGTGGTTATTCTCCAACTTCTATACTGCTATTACTGGAATTGCTGCTTTTGAGTTGAGAAATTAACTGTCTACTTGGAGgctttgttgagattttgggtggaCAGAGTTTTGCATTTGCTGGTTGAATTGAGTTGAGATATCTCAGACCTTGGCCGCGTACTTCTATCACATCAGTTTCCGTGCACCATTCCCGCCTACCCTTTCGCCACTCGTGAGGGAAGTTTCGTTGCCCTCTtcgttttaattgttttaatccctccattgaggacaatgtaggatctaggtgtgggggggacaGCTATACTAGTTCttaatttttagtttgttatttgtccACCtcatgttcattttttttttcttctttttagtgaTTGGCTCGTAAGTGCATGCCaaggtttgatgttggattattgTCTCTGTTTCTACTATTgccaattttaataataaaagggtatcaagttaatgtggttgaatgcaagaacatctctttggtgaatatcaataattgttttactcttataatttttggttaactttcataggcatagggaatgattattggcatttttagtgaattggtccggttattaactttagttctccatgtttgaaaatgaggctagctgatgcaagttttcttttggttcttgtgttatattgagttttcgtgatttttagctatgaataaacttgactgtactccgctattagttactactgagtaaccggggatctgcacctaaaagtgttgattctcgcgtcaaaaggtagtaattcctatgagtacgtggtcacgtggcgatagaagctgagtaaccgggctccttcatctggccaatgttggagttcgcgtcaaaagactcTAATGGCTAGCGACTAAGCCTTTTGTtactattcaaaaaaaaaaaagagaaaagtagaaaaaaatgtgaaaaaaaagtgaaggttgtgttagtgtgtaataaaaatcagcttgccgaattatggatttaatgttgagattttggttaatagttggaccatttgctgataaatgttatgcgttattcctttttcttagattagttaacatgaaattagaggagtttgtggtttagaagctaaccgaggtgatgtttcttggacttgaccattgatgcttgattattatttttcttcttggtatcttggcaatttgttggatagagcaatagccactatcaaatattggtgcttgtttacttttcttatgcttgaggacaagcatggtttaggtgtgggggaaattgataggttgcaattttatcatttattttataattaatttcccctattacttAAACCaatgtgaattaattattagattctactcattttttgtattttacatttatttcagggagtagaataaAAATGTCACAATCAAGGCCAATTTGATAGTCATCGGGAAAGAGTTCAAATAGCAGGCCAATTTGATAGTTATCGGGAAAGAGTTCAAATAGTAGGCAATCAAGGGGCATTCTTGGAATAAGAAAATGCAAGACCTTATTGGTAATTTTGACCGAAGACAGCAactagaaaaaggggaaaagaaagcaaacctGAAGGTCTTCGGCTTCCTCTCGTGCGGCGGACGCCGCACAGTAGGAATAAGCACTTAGGAAATATAGAGTTTGCAGAGAACAAGCACTATCTTTTTTGTtcctctttgacttttcttttcagTATTTTTTGTCCTTTAGTAGCTTTGCACCCTGCGCATGTCAGGGAGAATTAGGaattagctatcacttctggtAGTTTGCTTTTCTTATCGATTGGGACGAATTGAATTTTCTTAACTCTCGGAGACGATGGCCGCGActcttgttttaattttgtgtggattttgttcatcaattatgaactaatttcctcactctagtcaaggaacaacggatgctttgggtcgtctaaaattgtgagatcgatttaattttatctgtttcttttatttattggtatttgcatatttCTTGGTTgctatgcttatggttatttaattaattgattgtcttggatccagataattagttgattggataatctattgtcaattagggcattaaatccgtaattgtttaattgctctaaaatagtggcaactggcatgattaggtttgtgtcaggagaatacgcgggctaatctaaaataaccctggtagtgtgttatttgattagaatagggctcctctaatacgtaaggcaattggggaattaaattctatgggcgtacctaggattatttctcaattagagcagtgattaacgggcgtaccttaatcatcgacacagtaaggaggggttgactgtcatcgcttgtttggtagttataacctatttattagtaaataattggaattgcctttgcttatcgatgatcaattaggtgcaccattgctgaagttatttcttggctagatccttaattatcattcatttgattttagtaatttttttatttagtttttagtagttttttagattttagttgGACTTCTTGGATTGTCAccttctgcacaaaaacaccccccttgtcactgtgaacttgaaaagaaacaattactcccagttcctgtggattcgaccctgcttatcactatttacagaaattaattttagtttgagcaggttttattattgcacaggcttcgacaacctgtcataAATCAGAAGTCCAAACTGGTTCAGTTCCAACTGAACCTTCTCAAACACCTCCCGCTTGAAATCTTTGGTGCCTCGAAAGATTTCTTCCATAGTCATCGAAGCCGCAAGAACACGAGTTTCTCCCTCAATGACACCTTTAACAAGTTCCTTGACATCATGGGAATCGCGCTGCTGATGAGAAAGAAGCTTGGCATACTTAACGAGGCTCTCATAATCCTCAACTTTTGGACCTATGGTGAAAACAGCAGGGAGAAAGAAGGCTAGCTTCTCGGCACTCATTGCATTGACTTTGAAGGTGTAGTTTACAGGGGTAACATCAATGACGCTACATTTCTGGAATGGCCAGATAATCGCTTTCTTTGTAATCTTTATGTCATTGACAAAAATTCCGGTGATCACTAGAAACTCCGATGCTTGTGCAACTCGATACATTTTGATTTCAGCGATGTTCTATCCTAAGACAGACAAGGAGAGaaccatatatatatgtatcttCAAGATACCAATGAACTGACTAAAAGATACAACGCAATGAAGTACATTTATCAGAAATCAACAGATTAGACAATCAAAATTTCACATCATGGGAAGATACGAAAGATCATCAAACAACCAAATGATCGTAGAGAAAATACGAATGTGCAATGTTGTTTCTCAGCCAAATGATATTTCTTGCATCTTCTGACTGACTAAAATCAAAGTAGGTCGGTCCTTTATATATCCTGAAAACTTTCAAACTGGACAGAAGTTTTAGCTCTGCATACATACTTCTTCTGATTGAATGcttaagcaaaatcaataagGTATAGAACATTGACAGCCGACAGCAAAAGACCAACCAAGTGAAGTGATAATCCTTTCACAAAGGTAAACTGGAgagagcatggtcagaaactGTAGTTTATACAAAATCATCCTGCAATATCGCATAtggttttaatttcaaatttcaagtaTACGTTATTTTTCCTCTGTCACCAAAAGGTAAATGATGAAatgtaaacattcattcaacagATTCATTGAAGATCACACGTTATTAGTAAGCAAAGAAAGGATGCCAAATCAAGCAAACGATTTCagagcagaaaaagaaaaaaagaagcatAACCCAAATTAGCTTCCATTGATACCACTCGTCAGCGAAATCATAACAATTACTACAAGCTAAACACcaaagacccaaaaaaaaaaaaaaaaaaaaaaaatctgattagAACTccaaaaaattgtaaaattataaTTAGACAATACAATTATTACAAGGGAACGATGTCCTAAATAACTGCCGTTTTTGGACTTTAGACATAAATCACTACCAAATTAGAGAAATTTTTGTGTATGCTTTGTCTATAttcagaaagaaaaaaaaagtttgttttctttttctttctcttttcttgtctTGGGATTCAAAACCTGACCACCTTAGATAAATCCTTTTCTCATCACGATTAGGGATTTAAAAGCCACAATTAattacagaaaagaaaaaagaaatctggaaacatTACTGAAAAGCTCAACAAAACAAGGGTATCGATTTTTCACAGAAAATTGAAGAACAGCGTGGGGGTGTAAGTAGTAGAATAAACGAGGGAAGATCCCTCCTGGCTTATTTCTAAAACTCTGCTCTAAAGAAACTTCTACATGGGTTTGATTTAGATAAGGCAATCAAAAAAGGATTATCTTTGTTATATCCTTACAATAGAATTGTAATTATGATCATAGTGCATTTCGATCGGGAAACAGAGACTGTAGTTTCTTGCAAATCAAACTACTTTTTCTCATCAACACTGCCCTGGAGGAATtggatccaaaaaaaaaaaaatttattgataTCTGCACCTATTGTTCAATTTTACTGATACTTACACCCTCATAAGTCCATTTTTAGTTTAGGGCACcatcaaaatatgaaatttaagAGCGTTTAAAATATTTATACGGCTATTAACATATTTTCATGACGAATATATGAACATAACGGTTTATGATTTATTCTGTACAAAGCACAAGTTCTTTTTCTACTAAGTCTAAAAGTGAATAAAAGATTAAAAAGGCTACAGATTTAAAACTTAATTTTGTagtacacttttttttttttttttggttgaattgtagcCTACTTTTACAATTCATGTTGGGCTTAGCAGCTAACACTGTGTTGATGCTCGTTACatcattgcattttccttggattttctttttgtttatcTAGATTTTGTACACGGCCAATTTAGTTCATGCAAAGAAATCTGCAAGGATTGTACCTTAACATAGCACAATTTTGCTGCCAATGTTGATTTGAAAGGAAGCTGCATTGGCCTTGCACAACAATACAAGGACCTAAAAGGAAATAGTTGATGTTATGCAGCAAGAGCAAAATTTATCCACAAGACATGTATTCATGAATTTTTATAGAATGCCCCCAAGTATCTCTCAATTTCGTACTATGAATGttgaaatatttgaattaatcagTAGAATTGTTTACAGCTTTACAGATTAGCAATTGAACCAATGAAGCTGAAGAGGCAAATCAATTAACTAGCTAAAAATGGATGAACTGTATTGCACATGCCCGGGTTTCTAATGCACCAGAGAGGCTGAATTGGTTCAGCAGCTATTCCTCTAGTCACCATTCTGTTCCTCCATTCATTCAACCTATCTGTAGCTTCTGCATACCTCTTCCTTCCTGTTGCATCCCGGTTACCGGACCATAATGCTTCAGCCATTGCTGATGCTCTAGGCCAGATCCGAGAGTCCAAAACAGTGGAATCTGCCTGTTCGGACCATAATGCTACCTCTCCTCCTAATACCAAATTAGCTGCTGACTCATTTAGTCCATAGGTGATATCGTAGTTGTAGATAGTTTGCCATGTTTTAAATGGCGCACACCAGGAACCTCCATCCCCTATGTCAGTACCAGGTGGCTGGTCATATCGAGTATCATTTCCGACCCACCCTCCATGCCCACAGTCCAAGTAGTAGTAGTCTGCAGATGACACAATAACCCGGTAACCAGCTTCAGTGAGCTTCTTAGTGTTGCTTGGTCCGTTGTTCCACGTTTGGAAAATGACATTCTCTGGGGGAAGCAATGAAGGAGAAACATTGACACTGGCATCCAACAGAACGTCCTCCCAGTAGACCACTGTTCGATTTAGGGAGATGATATAACGCAAGGTTGAATCAACAAATATTTCCAAAAGCCGGCTGAGAGTCCCATTCTTAGCAACAAAAGCTTGAATTTCTGGGTCAGTTATCCAACAATTTGGTGCGATCTCATCAGCTCCTCCATGATAGTATGAATCTGGAAACATGGAGACCACGTCATGGATGACATTTTTGGCCACTTTGTAGGCGTTGGGGCTTAGGGGATTTAGCTGGCCAGTTCCTGGTTCAGCTGCCAAGTGATCAGTCCAATCTACTCCAGCAGGCCACCACATCATGTTTGCACAAGTTACAATATCAGGGTATGCTAAAGCCCATGATCCAGTGTGTGCTGCAAGATACGAAAATCAAAGTCATGTTGGGCAAATTCAGTTTTACTACCTAGTCTTTAAGTGCCAAACTTGATATTCAGCTTGACGCAGCTTTTTATCAACAAGCTTTCAATGTTCACACAGTTTCATCCTCTAAGCTACTAAGTTCATTTTGTCCATTCATACTAAAAGTTTCATTCATCTTATAGTCCCCAAACTTCTGTATACTATCCCTGTCATGGACTAGTAACAATATCAATTTCAAAAGCCACTTTCTGCTGGAATTGAACCTAAAAGATTTGACTATCATTGCAGTTTTACTTTGGGatgaaaaatgtcaaaattaattAGTGAAGGATGGAAAAACTATGAATCCTATACTAATCTAGTATACAGAGGAATAGGTACATCTTTAAATTGGTAGCTAGCTGATTATAAGTATCTATGTATTGGTATCCTCTCTAAACTTATATTACTCAGGAATCCCTCTTTCCGTGATTGCTTGTCCAAATTCTTATATCAAAGAACAGAAAGGAGATCAATGTTATCGAAGTTCATGTGTTTTACAGGTGAAGCTTTGCAGATATCAACTTCATTTACATCACTAGTTGTCATCTTGCTAGACTTCATTCCATTCATTGCAGAAACAGCCGTGCTATTGCTCTATAATACCCCATAAAGGACAACTTTATGATACCCCATGTGCACTGTTTGCAGAATATGCACAATTTTGCTAATATCATTGGCAAATTTCCATGGCAAGTGAAGTTAGGTTGGGGTAGAACAGGAAAGTGATCGTCTACAAGCCCATTCCAATATTAGCCCCTTGATCTAAAAGGGGAGTTCTTGCAACAAGAATAAGTACAATATAAAGCGACCTATCTCTCAAAAGTTATCAAAGCGAGAATTCGTAGGCCGTTTTTAGTACTGAGCGAAAAAGCTAGTAAAACATTTGCACTATGCCACTGTCATATGACCTGTATCAGGACTTTGAACTCCTATGGTAATTAAAGAAAACCAAAGAGGATTATGCAACCAAAGTGGGTCAATTTCACTTTGCACCCTCCAATTATATTCAGATTCTCATTTTGGTTTTTAAACTTCAAAAACAGGACTTTTATTccctaaaatataaaatatgtcCCACCTAAATAAAATCTTTGATAGGGATGAGAcagatattatatataattgagACAAATTTTATGCCTTTAGAGACTAAAATGAgaccaaaaaatatttttatattttagaaaCTAAAAAAGTAAGAAGAATATTATACTTTCAATACTAAAGCATTCTGTTTTTGAACTTAGAaatcaaattaaaaatttttaatcatttttcatataaaaatacCCTGTCGAAGGAAGACTTCAAGAAAGACTAGCTAGTTCACTGACTCACCGGGCATATCAATCTCGGGCACAACTCTGACTCCATATCTCATTCCAAATTCCACCACCCTCTTCACATCCTCCGGCGAGTACTTCATCTCCTCTCCGTAGGCTCCCTTTCCGGCCAGCTCCGGCTCCGACGGCAGCACCAGAGGAAACGACTGCGAGTCCGTTATGTGCCAGTGAAAAACATTCAACTTATTCATACTCAAAGCCCTGATCAATCTCTGCAAATCGGACACACCATAGAAGTTTCTTGAGGTATCCAACATCACCCCTCGATGATGAAACAAGGGTTCATCGTGGATATACAAATCGCAAGCCACTCTTGACGGGTTGCCGAAAATCAGCTGAGAAAGCGTCTCCAGCCCGCGCATCGCGCCCCATACCGTTTCTGCCGTCAAGGTGGCCGTCGTCGATTGCTCGGGGGATGGAATGGTGAGGGTGTAGGATTCATTGACGCCGTGAGTTAAGGGTGCAGAGTCGTCAGTGACTGTGATGGTGAGGGATTTTAACGGGGGTGATGAAGTCAGATTGAGATGTGGAACCACTAGTGGGTTGTAGTGTTCTTCGATGAATTGCTTACGGTATCGGTTGGCAGCTTGATGAAGATATGGGTTTAAAGGAAAATGGATTTTGAAGTTCGGAGAAAGTAAGGTTATTTGAGGGTGGGGCCATGAGAAGGCTGTTGGCTTAGGCCAAACGTTAATGGGGTAACTGACGGCTGAGATTTGAGGGGATAAGGTGATGAAGAATGCAAGAATGAGGAGAAATGTGAGGGGAATACCAATTGCAGCACCCATTTATTGGGCGATTCAGCAGCCCCTTTTGGTTGGAATTTAAGAAGGAAAATGGAACTGCTGATAAGGGATGATAAGTAATAGTAGTAATAGTGATTCTCCTATTTATAGATTCTCTTTAATGGAGTGGAATTGGGAACTCTTACAGTAAGCGAATAAGAGTAGCATATGATTGCCAATTGCAACCATTTTATTTGTCGTTTTGCTTGTGTCGTTCTTTCCAAAGTGATGACtttttggtttttcctttttttttcaaggaaaaGCTTTGGTGGATTCGACGTCAATCAACCACAAGATATGCCTCCAAATCATAGATTATATACAGAGGTTCGGTTATGCCTCAGAATCAGAGATTATTTATGGAAATTTTTATAAGTCTATTGATACAATTCTCACGTCGATAATGAGAGATACATGATTTTTTGTGATGAATTAATCCGTTCTTATCAACTGAATTAATTGatgttgaaaaatttttttgctGGCTACGGATTGTCTGCGCTTCCTTCCTTTTAAAGGCAAGTTTTTAAATTCGGACCGATCAGTGAACCGGAGAGGGGGTCGGTTTGTGGTGTGACCAACCGGTTCATtgattttttgcttttttttttttataattttagtgTTAAGTACTTCACAGCTCTTCATTCTACACTTGAACTTAACAGCTAATGTACAATTTAACATGATTATTGATAACTTAAGTTTCTAAAATGCATTCACCAATATAACTAAATTTAAGTTGAGATAATAACAAATTTcctaaaagttatacataaaacTTGGAATGataaacataattaaaatatcataattcaccacaagttttcataaattcattacaaacataaatagatacaatccaaatgttcaccaattatcacaaataaaaacacaaaaataaataaaaataaatattaaaattcTTTTACAATCCTTCAAAAAGTCCATAAAAGAGTCCAACTCATATTCAAGACAAATCATTTGAATAACAAACTTCCATCAGTGGCATGATAAGCAATAACACCACCTTCATAATTTCATCAACTTAAtctgaaaaagttaaaattttattataaaaatataaatctaattgctcaaactaaaaaaaaaaaccaaacaattttgaaaaacaaagatacaactaaacacataaaaaataaattgcTACTAAACATCAATTGAGATACAGTCGATTTTGTGCCAATAAATTTAATAGTTCTAAAGACCCTAGCGGCAAGTGTAAATAAACGGTCAATTGATAGGATCCTAAGGTTACCACTTACGAATTTACCAAGACATACAAACATGTGGTCCAATTTGGcactttttttttaagcttTTGTTTGAACAACTTTCACAAACCAACTTTAACATGTCTTTAATTTGTTGCTTTAGTGAAACCTATAAAATTCAAGATGAATGAGCATTTGGTAGACTAATTACTTCAGTATagaaaaaacaataaaaacacaATAAACAGCATAGAAAAAACAGAACAATCATTGAtacaaaatttattaatttgataCTTCATCCATgtctaattttattaatttgataGTTCATCCAAAAAATAGCTTATCCAAATATGATTGCAAAATAATTAATGATTCATaatttcatccttaattaatcaaataaaaataaaataaaaattaggggaaatggatgaaaattgggggaaaaaagaagaaaatgcaaaaaaattggctaaagataataatatagaaaacaaaaaccttgaaaagggaaaaattaaacttaccaagatgaTGGAAAACAGGAAAAGCTCGAGTCTCAAATATCTTGTGAAAGTTGAAATTTCTAACTTGTCTACAATCTGCTAAAGATGATAGCTTGATAATAATGGTGAAGgcttgagaaaatcttgttgtggatatttgggtTTGAAAgggttaagaagaaaaaattgaaaaaaaaattcaagaggagAACTGGAGGAGCCGTTGGCCTAGAAGCCTGAAGCCGAGAAAGTGATGGATTGAAAGAAAAGTGCGTATgctgtttcttttcttgatgttagggtttcatttttttaatctatTTTTTAGTCAAGTTAAGTAGAATTCTCGGGACAAACTGAACTTGTCCTATGACTGTGGTCTAGTGGTAAGATTGTCTTATGTGAACATGGAGACCCAGGTTTGAATTTGAGCTTGAcattttgtttgaaaatttaaaaaccgTCGAGTTACGGTTTGTATGGTTTTTAGCGGTTCATACGGTTCGACTGATTTTTAGCGGTTTTTCATTAACTTTTGAATTTGATACTAAATCGAACCGGTGATATGTCCGGTTCATGGTCCAACCGATCGAACTGGCTAGTCGGGTCCGGCTCCGAAAAACATTGTTTAAAGGACACATACTAGACAAAATTCGGACATGGGAATGGGAAGAGAGGGGAGGGATAATGTTTGAATAATGGTCTAGTAATACGCAAAGTTGACTGCTAGTTTATTTGGATATTTTGTGAAGATATGTACTATTAGTTTGAACGATTGTAAACAATTAAGAAACTTTTCAACAAAATTCAAGATGTGGGAATGGGAGAGAGGAGAGGGATAATGTCCAAAAAATGGTCTAGTTATAAGCAAAGTTGACCACTAGTTTATTTGGATATTTTCTGAAGATTTATACTATTATCTTGAACGATTGTAAACAATTAAAAAACTTTCACAAATGGTATGAGAAACTTTTGTGTTCATTCTGCATTACTCAACGTTTTAATACTCAGAACCATTTGACAAATCTTGAACACATTCCAGAAATtaacttttaaaaaaataaaaataaaaataaaaagcagAATGAGATGTGTTGCCTCTTTCCCCAGATGTACTCTTACTGATTACTGCggcttttttagtttttgttttcttatacAAAATAAATTAGAGAATTCAAACCTGGGAGCTTAAGACCTCTTATTTTAGTGTTCTTCCTCAACTAGATTGCTTAGGTGGTACTAATGAAACTAATTCCTAATTTTGACATTGTCAAATACTTTCTAAATCTAATACATGAAAATTAAGTTAATGccgcattttttttcctttcaagcTATAAACTAATACAATTGAAGACGTTGCATCTAATTCTGCAACAACTCCTGCCGTCTTTTAAGTGGACTCTTCTATAATCCTCgtaaaaattagggataatatatttaaaaaaaaaaagcggtGAAAAATTCGTCAATTTGGTCCCTGAACTTTTACACTTCaacaattttgtccttaaaggtttttttttcttgtttaaccAATTTAGTTCTCAAActaatttttcacttaaaaaaaaaaaaagaataaccaTACTCGATTTGAGAGCAGAGAGGTATACATGATCATTTCAGTAGAGCCCACAAATATCATTTGCTCCAAAACTGCCGCTTTAGTTGTCTCACTAGTGAATTCCTTATCAAAATCCATAATAGGAGTTGTTAAACGCTAGAAAACCAAGGGAAAAATGTGTCGAGGTCGTTATTGTGATCCaacaaaaaattgcagcaataATGATCAATGACATTACCACTGCAGTAGCAACGGTTGCTTATGCAGATAAAGAAAATTGGTGGCGAAAAAATTGAGTTGATGGATTTATTAACAAAGTCTtgaaactagaaaaagaaagtgACTACCAAAACCTGACTCATATGAGAAGCTTGAACAACATAGCCAAACTCATATATAACCATCTACAAAATTACATACATTGGTTGAAGAGGAGAAGTGGCAGCAGAAGTAAGAGagaataatttttatttgtcgGAGTGTTGCCATGGAGTTTGTGGGCTGGAGATGAAACTTAGAAGACCGGCAGCGGGGGCTCAGAGCAGGTTAAGCCGTTAAGGATGATCAGATGAGCACGAGACTATTTGGAGGGAGAGGTTGAGAACCATGGAAAACTAGTGGGATGAACTATTTGTCTTGGGAAGCTAATTTTGTCATGTAAAACAAATTTGCTCTGGCATTAATAGGAACCTAATTTTAAGGGTCAAGTTTATATACAATGACAGCGTATATACTAGTACTCTAGTTTTAACCAAGAAAATATCAGTTCATACTGAATCTTTACCATCTTGTGACATTGGATTTGGGAGCAAGTTcatttcaaaattgattttgGACAAACTTAAAGCTAGGATATTTCCACAAGAATACTCCTGAAGCTTCTACATTGGCATTatattttcactattttcattcgAAACAATTATGTTGGCCGTTGCATTGGCGTCAATATGGTGAGACAGCATAAGTAACAATCTTGTCATTAGATAATACTCCAATTGATTGGTGATTGTGGCGAAAAC containing:
- the LOC113726971 gene encoding beta-hexosaminidase 2-like: MGAAIGIPLTFLLILAFFITLSPQISAVSYPINVWPKPTAFSWPHPQITLLSPNFKIHFPLNPYLHQAANRYRKQFIEEHYNPLVVPHLNLTSSPPLKSLTITVTDDSAPLTHGVNESYTLTIPSPEQSTTATLTAETVWGAMRGLETLSQLIFGNPSRVACDLYIHDEPLFHHRGVMLDTSRNFYGVSDLQRLIRALSMNKLNVFHWHITDSQSFPLVLPSEPELAGKGAYGEEMKYSPEDVKRVVEFGMRYGVRVVPEIDMPAHTGSWALAYPDIVTCANMMWWPAGVDWTDHLAAEPGTGQLNPLSPNAYKVAKNVIHDVVSMFPDSYYHGGADEIAPNCWITDPEIQAFVAKNGTLSRLLEIFVDSTLRYIISLNRTVVYWEDVLLDASVNVSPSLLPPENVIFQTWNNGPSNTKKLTEAGYRVIVSSADYYYLDCGHGGWVGNDTRYDQPPGTDIGDGGSWCAPFKTWQTIYNYDITYGLNESAANLVLGGEVALWSEQADSTVLDSRIWPRASAMAEALWSGNRDATGRKRYAEATDRLNEWRNRMVTRGIAAEPIQPLWCIRNPGMCNTVHPFLAS